A segment of the Panicum hallii strain FIL2 chromosome 1, PHallii_v3.1, whole genome shotgun sequence genome:
ATTCGCATCTTAATGGTTTAATACATGTCCTATTGTCCTACCTATTCTGACTCAACAGACATGTAAAGGTGATCGACATATAAAGTGAAGGGGAACACTTCAAATAAAACTAGCAAAAGATTAATTATAGCTATGGTAGTGGTTTATATCTGTTATCATTGTGATTGTTTTTTCacgattttttttctttaagaATGTAACAGACTTTTAGCTGAAAGGAGAGAGCCTAGATTCTGGTAGTTTACCACCAGATATAGCATTTACATTAACCCATCATCCCCACATATGCATGAGCACATATACATACCACGTCTACTTTCTCAATAAGAAAATAAAATGATCATATCTTAGGAGAATTTAATTGTACTCTTATGCCTATACTAGATGTGCAGATCACCAATTGTTTATCATGCAGAACGAAAGAGTATCAAAATAAAAATATGAAGCACCAATGCAGTGATAAGAACATAGAACTGACCAAACCAAGTACAATTTGCAGAGGCATAGCACAAACACCTGAATTTCGTAGAAATCCACTATATATACAAAGAACTGTGATAATAGGATCTCTTATCAGAGGGTTGGAGGTGATGCCATATACTTAGTGCTTCAGAAGTTCCTATGTTAGTTCAGTATCTTCAGTTAAGATATTTTTCCGACGTTCTTCCCGTTTGAATGAATTACATTATCATGATGATAATTCAGTAGCAACGTTCATGAATCCTGAGAGAACTATCTTTACACAAAAAATGCACTTGCCAGGGTAATTCGTGATTTTAAACCATAAAATCCCAACTCATATCCTTAACCAGTGAGAGCACCTTTTACATAGAGTCTGACAAGCAGTTGAACCTTTAACCCATGATAAGAAAAAATACGCCGACTGATAACACATTGCACTTAGTTTGTATATGCCAGTGGATATCACTTTACCTCCTATATCCAGCTAAAGATGCTAATTATAAAATCAACAGTTGAGATGGTCCATATTAACATCATTTACCCCACACTTTGAAGAGGACACATGCCTAACACCCAAGTAGGCCCCTGGCGTCACTTCAAATTACTCATCTTATTAGCTCACCTACTAGCTTAATTCATACACCGTTTACCTTGTCACAGTTTTCGAGAGTTGGGACAATCCCATATTCGTTCTGGTAAGAGTACAGCTCATAAATAGGAGGGAGTACTCACGCGTGGGCTGGCATGCGGCGCTGTTTGTTGTGCAACAGGTATCAAAGCTTAGGTACCCTCCTAACATCACCCGTGAATTCCACGTTGTTGGACTTGATTAGCAATCGACATCTGAGAGGGGAATCATTGCGATAGACGAACTAATTAATTGAACTTCCCTAACTGAAGATGATTTATTTCATCTGTCATTCTGTTGCATAAATCATCAGTATATCCACGAAAGGGACAATTGACAAGGGTGTTTTATTTGAACTGAAACGGACTGCTTATGGGAGGAAAATACTAAAACCCGTACCTCAGTTCTGTAGGAAGCTTCTGAGAGCCATCTGTCTTCTTTCTTTACACATGTTGAAAATAGACAACATGCAAATCCAGGAACGGGTTAAATCCCTGTAATTGTCAACAAGTAAAGATGGTGTGCCTATATGATGGGGACAGTACATTACTTAATCGTGTGTGGATGCAGTTTCCAACTGGGCCACATCAATGCATTTACTACTTTTCCCTAGGCACTAATTGTGCCTATGATATGCATGGTGTGTCAAAGTTCGCTTCAGTCCTGTCAGACTGATCAACACCGTAGGATTAAAACAGAAAATATTAGTTACAGTTTGGAAGCATTCAGAGTTCTGAACAGTTATTCGTGTATATTTGGCATGCTACGGGTAAATAGAGCTTCTCTTTTGCTCCAAAGTCCATCCCAAGCAGTGTGCTAGCTAATTCTGTTTGTATTAAACTGAGGAAACATGTAAAAAAATGTATATATTGATGGGATAAATCTTTGTACTGTTCATCTTTGTGGTCTCTTGCTGCCCCAACTAGAATAGCATAGGACAGCATCTACCAGGACAACATTCAACGTATTAGACTAGGTTTTAGGATAGCATATAAGACAGCATCTTAGACTAAATATCACTAGCTTTTAGACTAGCATCTCGGCATATGCTTGGCTGTCTTGGCTAGCTATAAATATGTATTCCCAACCTCTTAGGTGAGTATGGCATTGTGTGAGAAATAAATCAGAAAATTACCGTTCTATCCTGTAGCTTAAACATCTCCTGCTCATCTCCTTCCCACGCCTCCCTTTATCCTCAGCCGGGAGCAGGAACACCGGTTGTCCCTACTCATCACTCTTCCCCTGCGCAGACGGGCAGTAGCGCGTCTGAGGCAGCCTCCTCCCCACGCAGCAGCCCCCACTAGCGCGCCATGTCCGAAGGACAGTCTTAGCGCTCAGTCGCCTCGAGCGTGCGGCACCGACAGGAGGCCGAGCTCGCCGCGGCAGAGGAACGCGAGCGAGCGACGGCAGAGACCGttgcgacggcggcgagggcatCAAGGCTGGTGGCGGCGGAACTGGCAACAGCAAGGTCGGAAGTGgaagcagcagcggcggcggatgcAGCATGTGCGGTGGCAGTGGAGCTCAAGGCTCTACGCGACAGTAGCATCAGCAGCTCTACCTCTGCCGACGGCAGCACCGACGTGGAACTCAAGCTGGCGAGGGAAGCAGCGGGAGAGAAAGCGGCGCGGTGGGCAGCCGCGCACCCCCACGGGCGCGGTGGCGGCAGCCTAGACGGGCGTGGACGCGCAGGCGGCGCTCCTGGCGAGGACGCGCGCGGCAGCCGCGCtcccggtggcggcggccgggtcGACGGAGATCGCGGCCTTTACAGGCGGCGCGACTCTCCCTCCTTGGACCGGTGCCATGGTCACCACGGGATCCATGCTGTTGTCAGGGTCATTAGTCCCGGCGGTGGGTGGCCTACCCTCACCAAGACCAACTATGTCGAGTGGGCCGCGGTGATGAGGGTAAGGCTCCAGGTACGGCACATGTGGGAGGCAGTTCGGTACGGCGACGTCGACTACGACAAGGATCGACGGGCGCTGGATGCCTTCATTGCTACAGTCCCGCCCGAGATGCAGTTCTCACTTTCCAAGAAGCGGACTGCCAAGAAGGCCTGGGATGCCATCGCTGCGGCACGCATCGGCAGCGAATGCGCCCGCAAGTCCAGTGGCGGAGGACGCAAAAAAATCAAGGTGTTGCCGAGATAACAGCTTAAAAAATACATGCCGTAATTTAAACGTTTTTCACAACAAGCAAATATAAAATGAGACTGAAATGAGAGCGAAAAAATACCTTATCAAGAGGTCATCGTGATGACGCGATCATGTTATATAATATCCAAATATCAATTACAATATAGCAATTAAAAATCTGCAAAAAAGATAAAAATAAGTTAATAATGATATATTTAAGTGAAGAATGTTTAAAAAGAGGAATAAAATATACCTCTAGTTGCGCTTAGGTCTAGGAGACCTAGGCAATTGCATTTgcctatttttcttattttgaaATGCCTTTTTTATTTGTTGAAGATCAAGTCTTTTGAATATTTCTCTTTCAATGTAGCACAACATCAAGTCATTTAGCCAACCATCGGTCATCTTATTGCGCAATTCTGTCTTAATAATCTTCATAGCCGAGAAGGCTCTTTCAACTGTTGCGGTTGCCACTGGTAATAACAATGCCAACTCAATAAGCCGATACACCAATGGAAACACAATATGTCTCTCTAGATGAACCATTGTCTTTGCTAGGCTCGCAAGGTCATAACAAGCTTTGAACTCTTCAACTCTTCGCACATGAATAATGAAAGTTTTTAGTTGATCTTTTATAATCTTACAGTCATCAAAAGAAAAGTCTTCATAATAGATATTCGCAATCCGAGCAAGCTTATCCACATCAAACTTAGAGAATGAATTTCTTGGGTCAAGACAAGAAAAACCCACAAGCAACTCCGAGGATAGCTCATTAAAGCGATGATCCAACTCAGTGATAATAGAATCTATAGCAGTATAGAAAGTATCAACACGATAATAATGCTCTTGAGTGATATTGTTTCTCCCACCTTTCCTTGACCGACCATATCGTGGTAAAACATCACTCATATTTGGTATTGGGATATCATTTGCAAGGCAAAATACTTTAGTTTCTTCAAACAATGGCTCCCAACCTTCACTTCTCAAATTAAGCAAACGTGTTCTCACATCAACAACCAAAGACATAGCTTGAACAACATTTTGATCCTTCCTttgcaagagaagagagagcTCATTTGTGATGCGGAGAATTTGCAACATCATCTTCATGTTAAATACAAAGCTAAAACACTCCATTTTTTCCACCAAGCCTCCTGCACCCGATGGATTGCGCTCATCCTGATGCACAATTTCTAAAACTTCAATTACTGAATTCCACATAGACTCAATACGAAGTAAAGTCTTTAATGAGATCCCCATCTTGTATCTCCTTGTCTTGCCAATGATGTTTCTTGTTGTTTACCTCTTCCTGATGAAATTTCTCCACTATCTAACTTAGACAAGAGAGTTAAGCGATGCTTATGAAGCAGTAAATCCTTTCTTTTGCAAGAAGCACTAGTGTTATTCACAATCAATGTCACGTAGTTGAAGAAATCCTCAAGAGATGAGCAACATTTTGAGACAGCAACAACTACTAATTGCAACTGATGAGCAAAGCAATGTATATAGAAAGCAAATGGGTTCTCATCACGAatcaatttctgaagaccattaAACTCTCCTCTCATATTAGAAGCACCATCGTACCCCTGCCCTCGAAGCCTTGCAACAACTAATCCATGATCACTTAACATCTCAACCAATGCTCTCTTCAATGATTCTGATGTTGTGTCCTTGACATGCTTGATACCCAAAAATCTTTCTATTACTTCTCCTTTTTTGTTGACAAATCTCACAACTATAGCCATTTGTTCCTTGACCGATATATCACGGGATTCATCAACAAGAACAGAGAATAGACAGTCCCCCATTTCTTCCTTTATTGCCTTTGTGACTGCCTCTGCACAACAGTTTGCAAGTTCTTTTTGAATTGTTCCAGAAGTCATTTTGGCATTTTTCGGACACAACTCATCAAAAGCTTGTCTGAACTCCTCATTCCTTTGTTTGTACCAATCAAGAAATTCTAAAAAATTTCCCTTATTCAAAGAAGTAGCAGACTCGTCATGTCCCCGAAATGGCTCACCTTGCAATGCTAGATAACTTACAATACTTAAGGAAGCTTCCAATCGAGTCTCATATTTAACCAATGCATCTCTAGTATAACTTGAAACCTTATCTCCTATACTTGACCTTTGGTTAGCAAAATCATGAAATGCTGTTGTTGCAATATTGTGTATGCTATTAGGCCCACCAACATGTTTGGAAAATGCCAAGGAAGCATTCCTCCACTGTGAGAAGCCAAGTTTTGTGAATGCATCATAACAAAACTTATCATCCATTCGATCATGTTTAAAAAGGTAGCAATAGAAGCAATAAGCCTTATTATTCTTCTGCAAACTATATTCCAACCAACTATGTTGCCTAAACCAATGTTTTTGAAAGCTCCTTTTATCATTTGACTTGGGAAAATTATGACCAATTGGTTGAGTCGGACCTTTAACTATGAAAGCCCTTCTAACTTCATCTCTAATATTAGAAACAAAGCGATCAATTGGAATACGAAGACCCGGATCAGAAATAATGTGGTCCGGGTTGAACTCAATTATACCTTCCACTTCTTGACCATTAACTTCTTCACTATTGTTTTCTTGAACATGTGCATTTTCTTGAACATGTGCATCTTCTTCCGCTTCACCGTTGTCATCTTGAACATCCGGATGAGCAATGTTTTCTGCTTCCACTTCTACTTCAGGTTCATGATGAAGATAAACTCCACTAGCATGAGTGCTACTTTGTCCACGAGTAAAATATCTATAGATCCCTGAAATTAAATATGGTCACTGGTCAGCCGAAATGCCGAATGTTCAAGATATACCTATAAATTAATAGTAATAGACATTGCTAGAGGCCTAGAGTCTAGACACTGGACAATGAGTAAAAATATACCGTTTTGGTTAATTTTTTTCTTCCCCTTGCTATTTCCAACCATGGTTAGGAACTTAggatggcggcggggcgccggcacTCAGCAAGACGGCAAGTCGGCAAGGACGGCGGCCGGAGCGGCGCCAATCTGCACATACACGGATATTAGTACATGAAAAGTAGATTGGTTAGCAAAGACGTGGGATTGGAGTACTATCCACTAATCACTGCATAAATTGAAATGTAGGGAATCAAAATACGTCTTCACAATTCACAAAGCACATAGGGAATCGAAGAAAGCATTCACCAGAAGCCTCGGAGCGCAGAGGCGCAGAAGGCAGAAGGCCGGAGCTGCTGGATTTGTGGGGATTTGGATTTCTTGCGGCTCTGATCCTGAGTTTCCTGACTAGTTTGCTACTTTAGTACTTTGCTAGTTGCTTCCTGGTTCCTGCCAGAGCTTAGACGAGGGCACATGCTCTTGCACTGCACGCCCTTGCTGAGACCTGAGAGAGTGAGAGACTGAGAGTTGAGCAAATGAGCAATCACGACCTGGCAGGCTGGCACCCAAGTATGAAGTACCCAACCACAGAACCACTACATTGAGCAATCACGAGTTCACGACCTGGCACCCAAGTACCCAATCACGACCTGGCGCAGAAGCCAGAAGGCAGAGCCGCAGAGCCGCAGCCCGCAGAGGCGGGCGGAGCtgcgggcggcgtgcggggcgcCGGGGCCCGGGGCTGCGGGTGGCCGGGGGCGCCGGGGCTGCGGCCTTCGGGCgggcggggctgcgggcggcgtgcggggcgccggggctgcgggcggcggccggcgggcggggctgcgggcggcggcggggtggggaGCAGACAGCAGAGCACGGTGCCCGGTGGGGAGCAGTCGAGCAAACTAGGGttagatttttttttctaattGGGCTGGGCCGGCCGAGGTATTGCCCGGGCAATACCGGGCCCTCCGCCACTGCGCAAGTCCATACTGCAGGCACTTCGCAAGGAGTGGGAGAATCTGGCTTTCAAGCTAGGTGAGGACGTTGATGACTTTGCTCTCCATCTCAACACTCTGCTGCAGAAGATGGTGCAGTATGGTGATGACACGTACGACGAGGAGAGAGCTGTTGAGAAGCTCTTCCGCTGCGTCCCCGAGAAGTACAAGCGGATCGCTCGATCGATCGAGTCTCTGCTGGACCTCTCCACGATGTCGATCGAGGAGGCGATAGGTCAGCTCAAGGTCATCGACAGCGATAAGCCACAACCTCTCTTGGGGCCTATCACCATTGGCGGGAAGCTCCATCTCACTCGGGAATAGTGGGAGGCCTGCCAGGgtggcgggaggagggggagccCTCCTCCTCGACAGGCGGCCACAGGCGCAGCAAGCCGCGCAAGGCACGCGAAGGCTCCCAGGCCGGGGTGCGAGGATGTGCCGAGGGTGGCGCCTAGGGTGGCGCCGGCGACGCGCACAAGCCGGCACGAGACGACGCCTGCCACAACTGCGGCAGGGTTGGCCATTGGCCCAAGGACTGTCGACAGCCACGACGCGGCTAGGCCCACATCGCacaggtggaggaggaggagccggctcTGCTCCTGGCACACGGAAGCATCGAACTACCTCAAGCAGCATCGGCCATAGCTGCTCTCCTCCACTTTGACGAGCCGAGGACACACACCTTTCTCGGCGATGCCTCCAACAACGACAAGACTGACGGGTGGTGCCTCTACACCGGTGCCGCCCATCACATGACCGGTCAGCAGGAATTCTTCACCGAGCTTGACTCCAGCGTCCGAGGCTCTGTCAAGTTTGGGGACACCTCCGGCGTGGAGATCAAGGGTGTAGTCTCCGTCATCTTCACTGCCGAGTCTGGTGAGCATAGGTTTCTCACTGGAGTCTACTACATCCCCATGTTGAGGAACTCTATCATCAGCTTGGGACAGCTGGATCAGAATGGTTCGCGTGTGGAGATCAAGGATGGAGTCCTGAGGATTTGGGATCGCCATCGTCGCCTTCTTGCCAAGGTAACCAGAGGCACAAATCGACTCTACGTCCTTAATGTACAGGTGGCACAACCCCTCTGCCTCGCTGCTCGTCAGGACGACGAGACATGGCGGTGGCACGAGCGCTTCGGGCACCTTCACTTCGAGGCCCTGAAGCGGCTCGGTGCCAAGGAGATGGTGCGAGGCCTGCCATGCCTCAACCACGTGGAGCAGTTCTGCGACATCAACATGTTGATGAAGCAGAGGCAGCTCCCCTTTCCCCAGCAGACGAGCTTCCAAGCCAAGGAGCGGCTCGAGCTCGTGCATGGGGACTTGTGTGGCCCGGTGACACCGGCCACACCGGGAGGACGACGTTACTTCCTGCTGCTCATCGACGACCTCTTCCGCTACATGTGGGTGATGGTCCTCGGCAGCAAGGGAGAGGCTGCGGACGCCATCAGGCGCACGCAGGCTGCTGCAGAGGCGGAGTGCGGCCGCAAGCTGCGCGTGCTGCACACTGACAATGGCTGCTGAATTCGCGTCATACTATGCTAATGAGGGCATTCACACCACTACTCCGCGCCGTACAGCCCGCAACAGAACGGCGTCGTCGAGCGGCGCAACCAGACGGTTGTGGGGATGGCTCGAGCCCTCCTCAAGCAGAGGGGGATGCCAGCTGTCTTCTGGGGAGAGGCGGTGGTGACGACTGTCTATATCCTGAACCGCTCACCTACCAAGGCTCTCAACGGTAGGACGCCGTATGAGGCTCGGCATGGGCGCAAGCTggcggtctcccacctgcggGTCTTTGGCTGCCTCGCATTCGCCAAGGAGCTTGGCCACGTCGGCAAGCTCAACGACGGGAGCACTCCGGGGGTGTTCATCGGCTACGCGGAGGGCTCGAAGGCCTACTGCATTCTTGACCTGGAGACACAGCGTGTGCGCACGGCGCGCGATGTAGTGTTCAACGAAGGGTGAGGATGGGCATGGGACAAGGCGGCGGAAGATGGCTCAACTCCGACGTACAATGACTTCACTATCGAGTACGTCCACTTCGAGGTAACTGGGGGAGTAGGCAGCTCCTCTTCACTGAGTGTGCCTACCCCAGTCCCCGAGCCTCCACCGACCCCGGCGCCCGCTACTCTGGCAGCGCATGCTCTCCAGCCACAACCCCGGCTACGACTAGCTCTTCGCCGATACCACTACCGCCGGTGACCCCACGCACTCCAGCACCACCAGCCACCCCTCCGGGCACGACTACTCCAACACCAGCTCATGTCGAGCATAGCCCGGTGGAGTTCGCTACTCCGCTCTCTCATGATGAGGAGCGCATCGACGCGTACCACAGCGGTGAGCGTTGTGGTATCGTATGATGGAGGACCTTATCGGCGACCAGCCAGTGCCAGAACTGGTACCTCATGATCTGGAGGCGCAGTTGCACCTTGCGTGCGACAACAGCGAGCTCGGTATTTCGCAGAAGCCAAGAGACACGTGGCATGGCATGAAGCGATGCAGTCGGAGATGGACGCGGTTGAGAAGAACTGTGCGATCACCcttaagtgggtgttcaagctgaAGAGGGATGAAGCCGGCGCCATCATCAAGCACAAGGCTCATTTGGTGGCACGCGGTTTCGTGCAACGGGAGGGGATTGACTTTGATGATGCCTTCGCCCCTGTGGCAGGGATGGAGTCCGTGCGACTCCTCCTTGCGCTGGCTGCCCAGGAAGGCTGGCGAGTTTATCACATGGACGTCAAGTCGGCGTTTCTTaatggcgacttgaagaaggaGGTCTATGTGCACCAGCCACTGGGATTTGCGATCCTTGGCAAGGAGGGCAAGGTGCTACGCCTGCGCAAGGCCTTCTATGGCTTACGGCAGACACCGAGGGTGTGGAATGCCAAGTTGGATTCCATGCTCAAAGCGATAGGCTTCGAGCAAAGCCCGCACGAGGCAGCCATCTACTGGCTGGGCAATGGAGGAAACGCCCTGCTAGTGGGTGTCTACATCGACGACTTGGTGATCACCGGCACCAAGGATGCGGAGGTGGTGGCGTTCAAGGAAGAGATGAAGGCCACCTTCCAGATGAGTGATCTGGGACTTCTCTCCTTCTACCTGGGGATCAAGGTGCACCAGGACGACTCCGGGATCACGCTTCAACAGAC
Coding sequences within it:
- the LOC112897586 gene encoding uncharacterized protein LOC112897586 produces the protein MVGNSKGKKKINQNGIYRYFTRGQSSTHASGVYLHHEPEVEVEAENIAHPDVQDDNGEAEEDAHVQENAHVQENNSEEVNGQEVEGIIEFNPDHIISDPGLRIPIDRFVSNIRDEVRRAFIVKGPTQPIGHNFPKSNDKRSFQKHCNEGIQRPSILVVVDVAVPNCLPHVPYLEPYPHHRGPLDIVGLGEGRPPTAGTNDPDNSMDPVVTMAPVQGGRVAPPVKAAISVDPAAATGSAAAARVLARSAACASTPV